Below is a genomic region from bacterium.
TTACTTCAAGATCTTGGTTACGCGGCCTGCGCCGATGGTGCGTCCGCCTTCGCGGATGGCAAACCGCATCCCTTCTTCCATCGCAATCGGGTTGATCAGCGTCACCTTCAGGTCTACGTCGTCTCCAGGCATTACCATCTTCGCCGCCTCCGGCAGCTCGATCGCTCCAGTCACGTCCGTCGTCCGGAAGTAAAACTGCGGACGGTACCCGCTCACGAACGGCTTGTGCCGGCCGCCTTCCTCCTTCTTCAGCACGTACACCCTCCCCTCAAACTCCGTGTGCGGCGTGATGCTCCCAGGCTTCGCCACCACCTGACCGCGCTCGATCCCCGTTCGCTCCACCCCGCGCAGCAGCAACCCAACGTTGTCCCCTGCCACTCCCTCGTCCAACAGCTTCCGGAACATCTCCACTCCCGTGCATACCGTCTTGCGCGTCGGGTGTATTCCAACAATCTCCACTTCATCTCCCACCTTCACCTTCCCGCGCTCCACTCGCCCTGTCGCAACCGTCCCACGCCCAGTTATCGTGAACACATCCTCCACCGCCAACAAAAACGGCTTGTCGATGTCCCTCTCCGGCTGCGGGATGAATTCGTCCAGCGCATGCACCAGCTCGAATATGCACTCATTATCCGGCCCGCGATCCCCGGACGACTCAAGCGCCTTCAACGCACTCCCGCGTATGATCGGCGTCTTGTCCCCGGGAAATTCGTACTTCGTCAACAACTCCCGGATCTCCACCTCCACCAACTCGATGATCTCCGGATCATCCACCATGTCCACCTTGTTCAAAAACACCACGATGTACGGCACACCCACCTGCCTCGCAAGCAAAATGTGCTCACGCGTCTGCGGCATCGGCCCGTCCGCGGCAGATACCACCAGTATCGCACCGTCCATCTGCGCCGCTCCAGTGATCATGTTCTTCACGTAATCCGCATGCCCGGGACAGTCCACGTGCGCATAGTGACGCTTCTCGCTCTCGTACTCCACATGCGCCGTCGCTATCGTGATCCCTCTCGCCTTCTCCTCCGGCGCCTTGTCGATCTCGTCGAACGACGTGAACTTAGCCTGTCCAAGCTTCTCAAGCACCTTCGTCATCGCCGCCGTCAACGTGGTCTTCCCATGATCTACGTGACCAATCGTCCCCACATTCACATGCGGCTTCGTCCGATCAAACTTCTGCTTCGCCATTCCTGATGCTCCTTGAACTGATTTCCTTCGCCCCCGGGCGAAAACACCACAAAAGCAACCGAGTTCGAGATGAGCCCACAACCAGAATTGAACTGGTGACCTCATCCTTACCAAGGATGCGCTCTAACCGTCTGAGCTATGTGGGCGGGATGATCGCCTAGCGGGAGACGGGAATCGAACCCGCGTCACAAGCTTGGAAGGCTTGAGCTTTACCATTAAGCTACTCCCGCGTAAAAATGGTGGGGGAAGGATTCGAACCTCCGAAGCGATCACGCAGCAGATTTACAGTCTGCCCCCTTTGGCCACTCGGGTACCCCACCGCATTTTGCCGGGCGAGCCGACGACCCGATTCGAACGGGTGACCAACTGATTACAAATCAGTCGCTCTACCACTGAGCTACGCCGGCACGCGCAAAATCAACGTGCACCACCGCCAAAAAGCGAACTCTTAGGATATCCCTCTATTCGCCGCTTGTCAACAGGTTTGGCAAATTTCCCAAACAAATTCCCTTCGGCCGGATTTCACGCACGGATTTTTCAAGTAAGGATTCCGCCGTTGTTCTCGCACTCCACGTTGCTGCAGAAAACAACTTTGTCTCCCGATAGTTTGTCCTTCCTCTCCGCCAAGAAATAACCGCATTTATCGCATCTGTCCAGCAGAGGGGTTCCGAACAGCTTGAACCCGCAATTTTTCTCGTCGGTACAAACGTAGACCTTTCTTTTGTTAGGCATCGCGCGCTTTTCCAGCGATCCGCCGCACTTGGGGCACACCGTTTGGAGCTCCCTGCTGTACTTGCACTTGGGAAAGCCGCTGCAGGCGACGAATTGACCGCCCCACTTATTAATCCGCACGAGAAGCTCGCCCGCGCATTCCGGACATTTCTCGCCAAGCGGCACCGCGCCGTTAGTTCGTCCCTCCGCGGGATCGCCGTTCTTGTCCAGCGGCTTGGTGTGCTTGCACTCGGGAAACCTGCTACATCCGAGGAACTTGCCGAACCGGCTTTGCCGGATGAGCATTTTCGCCCCGCAAACTTCGCAATCGTGTTCGGTCAATACCGGTTCGGGCCTGAACTTACGGGGATCCTTTTCCGCGCTGGCCAGGTCTTCTTCAAGCACCTTCCAAAAAGATGAAACAAGATCCTTCCAGCCTTCTTTGCCTTCAGCCACTCCGTCAAGCTTTTCTTCCATTCCCGCCGTGAATCCGACGTCCACGATTTCCGAGAAATATTCCTTCATCAAATCCGTCACAAGGAATCCCCATTCGGTCGGTACGAAGCTTCGCTTTTCGCGAGTCACGTATTGGCGCTGAATTATCGTGTCTATGATCGTCGAATAAGTGCTCGGCCTGCCAATGCCGAATTCCTCCAAAGCCTTCACCAAAGAAGCATCGTTATATCGAGGCAGAGGTTTCGTAAAATGCTGCGCACGCTTGAATTCCGAAACCGCAAGCTTGTCGCCCTTCGAAATTTCCCTCGGCAGGGGAAGAATCGGAACTCCTTCGTCTTCCCCTGCATCCTCCTCTTTGCGCAGCTCGGAGGCACGCGGATCGTAAAGCGCGAGAAATCCAGGAAACAAAGTTCTTGTGTCCGAGGTGCGGAATAGGTACTTGCCCGATTCGCAATCAACGGTCCGCGTCGAGAACTTGGCGGCTGCCATTTGGGATGCCACAAACCTCAGCCATATCAAGTTGTACAGCTTAAGCTGATCTGGCTTCAGCGATCGCTTTATGACATCATCTTCCGGATGATGGGAGGCAGCCGTCGGTCTTATAGCCTCGTGCGCATCCTGGATCTGCCCTTTGCCTTTGAATACGTTCGCGGAAGCGGGAAGAAACTCCCCGCCGAACCTGGCCTTTATTTCCGCGCGTGCTTGCGAGATTCCTTCTTCCGAAATGCGAACGCTGTCCGTACGCATGTACGTTATCAAACCCTCGGTCGTTCCGTCCAAATCCACACCTTCGTACAACTGCTGGGCGATCTGCATCGTGCGTTTGCCGCTCCACCCAAACTTGCGGTTCGCCTCCTGCTGCAGCGTACTTGTAATAAAAGGCGGTGGGGCCTTTCGAGTGAATTCTTTCTCGGAGACAGAAGTGACATCCAGCTGTTTACCGGAAAGTTCGCCTTCTATCGCCTTGGCTGCCGTCTCGTCCGGAATCCTGAATTCTTTGCCGTCGATCTTCGCGAGCTTCGCCCAAAATCGCTCGCCCCGCGCGGTTTCGAGCAACGCTAGGATGCTCCAGTATTCCTCGGGCTTGAATGACCGAATCTCCAGCTCGCGTTCGCAGATGAGCCTGACAGCGACGCTTTGAACGCGCCCGGCGGACAATCCCGTACGAACTTTTTTCCATAGTATCGGGCTGATTTTGTATCCGACAAGGCGGTCGAGTACGCGCCTGGCTTGTTGCGCATCGACAAGCTGAAGATCAATTTCGCGCGGATGCTTGATTGCCGAGGTTACGGCGTTTTTCGTAATTTCGTGGAATTCAACTCGGTAAATGGATTTGGG
It encodes:
- the topA gene encoding type I DNA topoisomerase; the protein is MTKLLIVESPTKERTLSKFLGKDFKVISTVGHFRDLPKSKLGVDIENGFEPDYQIIEGKEKVIKEIKSQAAKADAIYLAPDPDREGEAIAWHVASVLGGIRHAPKSIYRVEFHEITKNAVTSAIKHPREIDLQLVDAQQARRVLDRLVGYKISPILWKKVRTGLSAGRVQSVAVRLICERELEIRSFKPEEYWSILALLETARGERFWAKLAKIDGKEFRIPDETAAKAIEGELSGKQLDVTSVSEKEFTRKAPPPFITSTLQQEANRKFGWSGKRTMQIAQQLYEGVDLDGTTEGLITYMRTDSVRISEEGISQARAEIKARFGGEFLPASANVFKGKGQIQDAHEAIRPTAASHHPEDDVIKRSLKPDQLKLYNLIWLRFVASQMAAAKFSTRTVDCESGKYLFRTSDTRTLFPGFLALYDPRASELRKEEDAGEDEGVPILPLPREISKGDKLAVSEFKRAQHFTKPLPRYNDASLVKALEEFGIGRPSTYSTIIDTIIQRQYVTREKRSFVPTEWGFLVTDLMKEYFSEIVDVGFTAGMEEKLDGVAEGKEGWKDLVSSFWKVLEEDLASAEKDPRKFRPEPVLTEHDCEVCGAKMLIRQSRFGKFLGCSRFPECKHTKPLDKNGDPAEGRTNGAVPLGEKCPECAGELLVRINKWGGQFVACSGFPKCKYSRELQTVCPKCGGSLEKRAMPNKRKVYVCTDEKNCGFKLFGTPLLDRCDKCGYFLAERKDKLSGDKVVFCSNVECENNGGILT
- the tuf gene encoding elongation factor Tu, which translates into the protein MAKQKFDRTKPHVNVGTIGHVDHGKTTLTAAMTKVLEKLGQAKFTSFDEIDKAPEEKARGITIATAHVEYESEKRHYAHVDCPGHADYVKNMITGAAQMDGAILVVSAADGPMPQTREHILLARQVGVPYIVVFLNKVDMVDDPEIIELVEVEIRELLTKYEFPGDKTPIIRGSALKALESSGDRGPDNECIFELVHALDEFIPQPERDIDKPFLLAVEDVFTITGRGTVATGRVERGKVKVGDEVEIVGIHPTRKTVCTGVEMFRKLLDEGVAGDNVGLLLRGVERTGIERGQVVAKPGSITPHTEFEGRVYVLKKEEGGRHKPFVSGYRPQFYFRTTDVTGAIELPEAAKMVMPGDDVDLKVTLINPIAMEEGMRFAIREGGRTIGAGRVTKILK